In Cicer arietinum cultivar CDC Frontier isolate Library 1 chromosome 7, Cicar.CDCFrontier_v2.0, whole genome shotgun sequence, a single window of DNA contains:
- the LOC105853090 gene encoding uncharacterized protein: MSFTVPVRQTSQLNPSTSTISNATRRQTVPVRQTSELNPSTSTASIIETWNFGRPTCVCEFCGALHWYEERTEKSKHPQHPKFSTCCMEGRVQLPLLKFPPTLLHHLLDYDGDSAAKKFRRNIRIYNAAFAFTSMGGKIDYEINKQGGPYVFRINGQTYHLLGSLCPDNGEKPKFAQLYIHDTENEISNRLGFIQGDNQNNILQEKLVTDILHMLDNHNVLVKSFRMVKDKYDHHNVGVLKLRLLSNRSTDGRQNNLPSCS; this comes from the exons ATGTCTTTTACAGTCCCCGTTAGACAAACTTCTCAACTTAATCCGTCAACATCTACAATTTCCAATGCCACCCGTAGACAGACAG TCCCCGTTAGACAAACTTCTGAACTTAATCCGTCAACATCTACAG cTTCTATTATTGAAACTTGGAATTTTGGAAGACCGACATGTGTTTGTGAATTTTGTGGAGCTCTTCATTGGTACGAAGAAAGAACGGAAAAGAGTAAACACCCTCAACATCCAAAGTTTTCTACATGTTGCATGGAAGGTCGGGTGCAACTTCCATTACTAAAATTTCCACCAACTTTGCTTCATCACTTGCTTGATTATGATGGAGATAGTGCAGCAAAAAAATTTCGTCGTAACATTAGAATTTATAATGCGGCTTTTGCTTTTACATCTATGGGTGGAAAAATTGACTATGAAATCAACAAACAGGGCGGCCCTTATGTCTTTCGAATAAATGGACAGACCTACCACCTACTTGGTTCTTTATGCCCTGATAATGGAGAAAAGCCAAAATTTGCACAACTTTATATACATGACACCGAAAATGAGATCTCAAATAGATTAGGTTTTATCCAAGGTGATAACCAAAATAATATTCTTCAAGAGAAACTGGTAACAGACATTTTGCATATGTTGGACAATCACAATGTCTTGGTAAAATCATTTAGGATGGTCAAAGATAAATATGATCACCATAATGTCGGAGTATTGAAACTAAGATTGCTTAGCAATAGGTCGACTGATGGGAGACAAAATAACCTGCCCTCTTGCTCATAA
- the LOC101500321 gene encoding KH domain-containing protein HEN4-like, translated as MDRIPYPRGYEGPHSPRSWNSQAVNRGNPGTTADTFNLPSRNSTPGMNANQSHNPNSSTFEITIPHMYLIHVYGENNSNLNQIQQISGANVVVHDPKPGATEGLVIVSGTQEQTHSAQCLIQGFILCGITTP; from the exons ATGGACCGAATTCCGTATCCTCGTGGTTATGAAGGACCGCATTCTCCAAGATCATGGAATTCTCAA GCAGTTAACAGAGGAAATCCAGGGACAACAGCTGATACATTTAATTTGCCTTCAAGAAATAGCACTCCTGGGAT GAATGCAAACCAATCACATAATCCAAATAGCTCAACCTTTGAGATCACCATCCCTCATATGTATTTGATCCATGTGTATGGGGAGAACAACAGCAACCTGAATCAAATTCAACAG ATCTCTGGTGCAAACGTGGTTGTTCATGATCCAAAACCTGGTGCTACAGAAGGGCTGGTGATTGTATCTGGAACACAAGAGCAAACTCACTCTGCTCAGTGCCTAATTCAAGGTTTTATTCTATGTGGAATAACTACACCTTGA